One genomic region from Hemiscyllium ocellatum isolate sHemOce1 chromosome 13, sHemOce1.pat.X.cur, whole genome shotgun sequence encodes:
- the nmur1a gene encoding neuromedin-U receptor 1: MQLSPGQDQFPKNCSQIDSLRNRSAFLQTIYQYFCNKTWGEQNFSGSNAIPEDFFMSKEELLLKYLGPRRSSFFVPVCLSYLCIFVVGAFGNALTCIVIAKHKVMRTPTNYYLFSLAISDLLVLILGMPLELYEMWRNYPFLLGQAGCHFKTFLFEMVCFASILNVTALSVERYIAVVHPLKAKYVVTRTHAKRVILTVWLISLCSAIPNTSLHGIYYLRTPFGEHIEESAICMLLKPAWMYNLVIQITTVLFFVVPMIIISMLYLLIGLQLKREKVISDFKPGLGNANYQTARMEQEKVRRCQVTKMLIVLVIVFGICWAPFHTDRLMWILINNWTEELHRLYQCVHIVSGVFFYLSSAVNPILYNLMSTRFREMFKEVMCSRKFQGSKPGWYSASVTRMTTRSTALESSPCNGIPLSDIEDYE, encoded by the exons ATGCAACTTTCACCCGGTCAGGACCAATTCCCCAAAAACTGTTCTCAAATAGACTCCTTGAGGAATCGGAGCGCGTTTCTCCAAACGATCTATCAGTACTTCTGCAACAAAACCTGGGGAGAGCAGAACTTCAGCGGGAGTAACGCCATCCCGGAGGACTTTTTCATGAGCAAGGAGGAGCTGCTGCTGAAGTACCTGGGTCCCCGGCGGTCGTCCTTCTTTGTGCCGGTCTGTTTGAGTTACCTTTGCATCTTTGTGGTCGGCGCATTCGGAAACGCTCTGACCTGCATCGTCATCGCGAAGCACAAAGTGATGAGAACCCCGACCAATTATTACTTATTCAGCCTCGCCATTTCCGATCTCTTGGTGCTGATTCTGGGCATGCCTTTGGAACTGtatgagatgtggaggaattacCCGTTTCTCCTCGGTCAAGCCGGGTGTCACTTTAAAACCTTCCTTTTTGAGATGGTTTGCTTTGCTTCAATACTGAATGTGACGGCCCTCAGTGTGGAGAGGTACATCGCCGTCGTGCATCCCCTGAAGGCGAagtatgtggtgaccagaactcacGCCAAACGGGTCATCTTAACGGTGTGGCTGATCTCCCTCTGCTCAGCCATTCCCAACACCAGCCTCCACGGCATCTATTACCTGAGGACCCCGTTTGGGGAACACATTGAGGAGTCCGCTATCTGTATGCTGCTAAAGCCCGCCTGGATGTACAATCTGGTCATTCAGATCACCACAGTGCTGTTTTTCGTCGTCCCTATGATCATCATTAGTATGCTGTACTTACTGATTGGCTTGCAACTGAAACGGGAGAAGGTCATCTCCGACTTCAAGCCTGGATTGGGAAACGCCAATTATCAAACCGCCCGCATGGAGCAGGAGAAGGTTAGGAGGTGCCAAGTTACCAAAATGCTCA TTGTTCTGGTGATTGTGTTTGGAATCTGctgggcaccttttcacacagatcgATTAATGTGGATTCTGATAAACAACTGGACTGAAGAACTGCACAGGTTGTATCAGTGTGTACATATTGTCTCCGGTGTATTCTTCTATTTAAGCTCCGCAGTCAATCCCATTCTCTACAACCTCATGTCTACTCGATTCAGAGAGATGTTTAAAGAAGTGATGTGTAGCCGAAAATTCCAAGGTTCCAAACCTGGATGGTATTCTGCCAGTGTAACCCGCATGACAACCCGCAGCACTGCATTGGAATCTAGTCCCTGTAATGGGATACCATTGTCTGATATTGAAGACTATGAATAA